From Streptosporangium album, the proteins below share one genomic window:
- a CDS encoding cytochrome d ubiquinol oxidase subunit II produces MDAAQVLLVVMWVGVTLYALLAGADFGGGIWDLLAGRSRAGMPQRRLIEHSIGPVWEANHVWLIFVIVVLWTGFPPVFAAVMSTLYIPLTLAALGIIARGAAFAFRKASTELWQQRLFGAAFATSSVLTPFFLGAVAGAVASGRVPPGLAAGDLLRSWLNPTSLLGGVLAVAVCAYLAAVYLCDDAVRAGSPELAGRFRHRALATGLVVGAVALGGISVIRWDAPRLFDGLTHRALALVVAGAVLGLLSLVLLWRRHYLSVRVTAALAVAAVVWGWPLAQYPVMLHPSLTVDEAAAVPAVLHATLLVLAVGALLVLPSMAWLFVLQRRSLHDPGAHG; encoded by the coding sequence ATGGACGCGGCGCAGGTCCTGCTGGTCGTGATGTGGGTGGGCGTGACGCTGTACGCGCTGCTGGCCGGAGCCGACTTCGGCGGCGGCATCTGGGATCTGCTGGCGGGGCGCAGCCGTGCCGGCATGCCCCAGCGGCGCCTCATCGAACACTCCATCGGGCCGGTGTGGGAGGCCAACCACGTCTGGCTGATCTTCGTGATCGTCGTGCTGTGGACCGGTTTCCCGCCGGTGTTCGCCGCGGTGATGTCCACGCTCTACATCCCGCTGACGCTGGCGGCGCTCGGCATCATCGCCCGGGGCGCGGCCTTCGCCTTCCGTAAGGCCAGCACGGAACTGTGGCAGCAACGCCTGTTCGGCGCGGCCTTCGCCACCTCCTCCGTCCTGACGCCCTTCTTCCTGGGCGCGGTCGCCGGGGCGGTCGCCTCGGGGCGGGTCCCTCCGGGGCTGGCGGCCGGAGACCTCCTGAGGAGCTGGCTCAACCCGACCTCGCTGCTCGGCGGGGTCCTCGCGGTGGCCGTGTGCGCCTACCTCGCCGCGGTCTACCTGTGCGACGACGCGGTGCGGGCCGGGTCACCCGAGCTGGCCGGGAGGTTCCGGCACCGTGCCCTGGCCACGGGTCTCGTGGTGGGCGCCGTCGCGCTCGGCGGCATCTCCGTGATCCGCTGGGACGCCCCCCGGCTGTTCGACGGCCTCACCCATCGGGCACTGGCCCTCGTCGTCGCCGGAGCCGTACTGGGCCTGCTCTCCCTGGTCCTGCTCTGGCGGCGGCACTACCTGTCCGTCCGGGTCACCGCCGCGCTGGCCGTCGCCGCGGTGGTGTGGGGATGGCCGCTGGCGCAGTATCCGGTCATGCTCCACCCCTCTCTCACCGTCGATGAGGCCGCCGCGGTTCCGGCGGTCCTCCACGCCA